aaagctagaaatatacataaaaataataactttataattacaataatttctTGATTTCTTTCTTGTTGTTGTAAAAAGAGAAACACTAGACAAATGTTGCCGCATTCAAGATAAAGTTATTTTCTCCTGCAGCGTGGAACAAACTGGTGTTAGGTTTGACTGGTTTTTGCTGgaggttttgtttttgaaatacctttcacacacacacacacacacacacacacacagtgatcaAGTTCAACAAGACGCATGCACCCCCCATCCCCCCGTTCAGTCTGAGAGAGACGCACCGCTCACGGCACTCGACCCGTAACATGACTAAAGTACTATATTAATTAATGGTAAGGTTTATGATTAGCTTTATTTTGATCAATATATCCTGTATTACAGgatttatatgcaaaaattttTAACATTGTGAATGTTGTAAATATTCATTTGAACAGAAATCTGATAATAACTGCAGGTGTGATGAAGTCGGCTAGCTGCTGCAAAAgggcttttttaaatttttttttactaaatgtgtgtttaagtaTCGTTTTATGTCTTTTAGCACACATAATgagtatttattttcttcatgcTGCAGaatgttctttaaaacattatattaccaggggtgttcatgtcaaaccgggacttatgGTGAACATTTCCATATATTTGAAACTTCCTtaaatgagttcctgggaggccggcgttttaaATGATCatctgagaaatctttctaccttgatggtgtccaagcactactgAAACGCTGGGATGAGCGCATTAgcgtagcaggagattatataaagtaataaaggcAGACGTTACTCTCAGAATTGTGTTCTGttaattctgcacaatcaaaagtcccggtttgaattgaacacccctcgtatttGTGTTTTGGAgatatttttctgtaatgtttttCTTGTGCACTTGTGACCTGGTTAATGCTaagtttcttatttatttatttatttattttttatcagataCACTACAGAATGCAAAAATCTGCTTTTAAAACGGCTTGACAATGAAATCGTGATAATCCAGTACGTTGAAAAGGAAATGTCAGAATGTGCCCTTTGGGTGtgaaaacttttgcactcatccttattatattaaaaaggtGTCAGTAATTCCACATGCAGAGGAGGGCAATTAAAACGTccattattgtaatgttttcctACTCATCTTCATGTTGCTGCAAGCGTTTAAAtcatgaatttaaatgaaagtttTTATGCGTAATATTTCTAAAAGCTCAATTTAAAGGTttcctgtttcttttctttccagtgtgtgtgtgtgtgtgtgtgttaatgcgcCCTCGGAAATAACTCTCAGAAAATGCATGCTTTTGTCAAACCTCAAActccctctgtttcactcctttgTTTCtctcagtgtttatgtaaatacagAGCCACGCCCATTCAACAGAGCAACAAGGTGGGGGAGGGGATctccttatatgaggtcacattagagtCAAAATCTAATTGGATTGTTTAAGCCTGGGCCAATACAAAAATTGGACAAAaagaagagggttttttttttcttaatttttttgtttgcacacacacacacgcacacacacacacacacgcacacatatactAGAGACCCATATGTAGAATCtccaaacaacaaacaaacaaaaaacatttttgcatacGAGATCCCCTTTCAGTGTGGGTCTGTGagtgtttgtgcacacatccATTTgtgaacctgtgtgtgtgtgtgtgtgtgtgtgtgagtgtgagtgtaggAATGGTTCTTGTCTCACTAATGAGCAGCATTGGGATTCACTGTTTGTATTCGTTCTCTCTCAGGTGACAGAGATCGAGCGCTGCCTTTTGTTCCCCCTCTCTCGCGCTCTTGAATAAATACCGACGCATCACGCTTTCCTTTCTAGGCGTAATTATTCTACACGGACTCTTACTCTTGGGTTTTGAGGAACTGAAAACTGAACTCTGACCTGTAATACGGTTTGAAGTTGTTTGTGCTCTGATGGATGTTTTACACCAACAGATTGCTGGTAgccaattagaaaaaaaaagaacaaaaaaaaacatttttggattTTCTTTCAAAAGCCTGAGAAATAACCTGAAATCTTTCTTTTGTGAAACTGGGGCCGTTTGAAAGGTTTCTGGGGAGCGGAATCAGACCTTGGAGAGGAATAacgtgtatgtacagtacatttgtctCATGACTTTTTCCCCCTCCTCTCTTTCAGTGTAaacggccaaaacatggtattggtgctaaaaagtgtctcatggatcatataacaccattttacACTTAATGCTTCTCATCTCCCGATTCAtccatctttgtttttttgtaaatatgcatacgcATTCATCTTTatttcagataaaaagaaacacgtttgctaaatacaatttaatgcccttttatgtctgtagtgtctgtaaccttttttaattcaaatctttcaacggTCTGACCTACAGTAGGGGAAAAAAGTCAATTTTCAGGTAGGATCATAgaacacaattttttaaaatactgaatGCTTTTTATCTCCTGATCCAGGCTTCATTTTCTGTTAATAtgctacacatttatatttttattatataaaaagaaacatgttcgctaaatacagtttcatgtccttttatgttttagtgtccgggactttttaaaatttaaatctttcaacgatcttaactgtcattcagatgaaacttggccattttagatttcacattaaaagacataaacctcaaaaagtgtattattctaaactgcaaaattgttaagatattgcaatatatgcatttgacatggttacagacactacagatttttttgctttttaagcttcaaccaaaaaaacacttaaagcaacaattttgtttttaggAGAAATTGCTTCTAGGAGCTCACGctaattttagtatcaatactcataaagaaatatgaataatttgaatttaaatgattattgtttgaagcgagacagtataatgctaaaaaattgccatttttgaggctcatctctccaaaacagctgaagaTAGGGAaccaagattggtcacttccatgatGTATAAACGTCAGGAGGATCTTCTTTggccacacacattttctgtattatatttataacataaaaaataaaataaaataaaatcagcaccaacacTGTGTTTAGGCCCAACGTTATTCTATTCCCAGCCAATACCCAAACCTAAGCCACTGTATGCTGTGCAGGTCCCAGACGTGGacaaaatgggagggttgtgtcaggaagggcatctggcataaaacccaGGCCAATACTTCTATAAAGTTAGCTACATGAAACATACATTGATCGATTTTAATTCGCATAAAACAGCTTCAAACattctccatttttttcttcctaggGTTAAATCAGGAGTGCTACATCAGGACATACTGCTGGCAAGAAAATCGAGTCGAGAACCAAGAACCGGCCAAAACTTCCCGCAGGTGAGAGATGGGATAtgaagtgggcggggcttccTAGGGTGTCAGTTTATATGTAAGAAACACCTTTGCGGCTGTCAATCATGCCAGATTTTTGTACCTATTGCTGTTTTGGCGGGAAGGTTATCAGGTCTGCAAAGTTTTATCATTAACTTTATCAGCATGCTAAAATACAAGGATGGaaaactttaaactatgatTCAGTGGTCTAAGAAGGAAACAGCGCTttaaccatgtgtgtgtgtgtgtgtgtgtgtttgtcagtgcTGTGTGAAAAAACATGTCCTCAAAGCCAGATATAAaagtcatacttttttttttttttttcctgcaaacTCGCACAGCCGAGGAGGTAACTGCTCATGTGAACTGTCTTAAAAAGGTTTTGCTGGTTTTCCTGAACAGCACCGAAACTGTATCGAAAGAGAGGAGTATAGCGCTTTTCCGCTCAgttgtgatgtactgtatatatatatatatataatataatactcgATTTTTTACTAGATGAAAGGAAGTGGGCTATGACTTGCGTGTAAAGACTGCCAGGTTCTTAAACCCCATCCTGTATTCTTTCCATCTCTGCTTCTTCTCAacttataatcattttaaaccaCGGAGGGTATTGAAAAATGTGTTCTAATACAAATTATCGAGTTGTATCAACAGTGAGAACCAAACCTCaaagcaaaacttttttttctctctctctctctccaactcCTACACCATTCCTGTAGGTATCACATTCCCGTTCAGTCTCTGGTACTCCAGCTGTGAGCTGGTTTTAAGGCGGTTCGCTGTTCCGTACGTTGCGTCCCCGTGCCTCACTGGCGCCCTCCGTCCGGTTAAAGGCAGTAGTGTGGAATTAAGGCAAGTGGTCCTGTCTGTGGTTCTAGAAAGTTTGGCCCCAGAACACTGAAATGGTCACCACACTACGATGGATGCACAAGCTTTGTTTTTGggatttttgcatttaaattttttgctgtttttttttttttttttttttaaatctcgtgtgtgtttttgacatAAGATCTATCAGCACAGTGGAAAATGCCCTACgtgaccaaaagtatgtggactcCTGACCATTACACCcatatgtgctttttttttcccctctccaaACTCctaacacaaaattaaaagcacacaGTTATACAGAATGTCTCTGTATGCTGGAGCGTTAAAATTTCTCTTCACCGGAGCCAAGAAACTCAGACCCGTTCCAGCATGATGATGCTTTTGGGCAGAATACCAGCTCCATGAATATACAGTGTGCTGTTTGAAGGTTGCATTGGAAGAACTCAGTGTCCTGGACATAGCCCTGACTGAACTGGAGCCTCCTTAACAGGCTAACACGAGTGCCTAAGCCCATGAATGCTCTTGTTGCTCTTGTAATTAAAGACAAATCCACATAACCTTAGAGTGGAACATCTTCCCAGAGGAGTGGagcatatataataatataataggaAAAATGGAAAATGTGATGTTTAACAAAGACATATGGTAGTGATAGACAGGggggcacaaacttttggccattaGGTGTATGTCAGATCTGATCTAAAAACCAATCCAGAGATTGTGACCAGTAAGGCCAAAACCAGAAACAACTTATCGAATGGACCGTTATTAGTGTGGACAAGGCCGTACAAATGGAGCCGGGGCACGCATTACATCAACAGAACTCTGAGCCGTCACGTCCCGCTTGCCCTGCTGTAGGTATTCTCCGAAAAAGGTTGATTCAAAAAAACAACCAACCCAGTGGAAAAGACTATCGTCCATCCACACTTACTTTTCTCAGAACCAGCTACTTTGAGGGGATCACAATCAACGGCGTTCCCCTTCTGGGCCGCCACATGAGCACCTGGGCATCGTTCGCGTTGGGTTTGCCCATGGCGTTCTGCGGAATGGGTTCCATTTGGGTCAGGATCTTGGGCTGGTCCTGGTGAAGAGGTCCGACCAGCCTGGCCCTGGAGCCCAGAGGCATCATGGGATCAACGGCGATGTCCACTTTCATTCTCCACTTGATGGTTTGCAGCAGGATCTTCTCGCACGTGCCGATGTTGAGCGCCACCAGCCACGTGGTGAAGCTCTGGTCACGGGTGATGTGTGTGAGCAACGGTGTGTTGTTCTCGCTCACTGGCACCGCCCACGTCACACTCGGGTAGAAGTTGTCGTTCATGCTGACGATGAGGCGTGAAGGTTTGGATGTCGGGCCTGAGATGGTTACTGTCTCTGTTGTGTTACCGTACCACGGGTAGCTCACTCCGTCCGAGTCGCTGATCGCACTCACCATGCCGTCCCTAAGCTCCGGGAGCTCCCAGCTCGACCTGAAGGGTGGCAGACAATGAAAGATTTGACAATGAAAGGCAAAACTGTGGCATGCAAGCACTTATtcagttgtattttatttattttattattatatagctCTTGCATTTCACCTAACATCTAAGCTATGACTGCAATTCTGTAACTAATAAAGAAATTCAGAATTCATCAGGTACAGGAGTGGTGTAAAGAGCTAATATGTCCCAATAATGAGGTATTACTTATAGCTAGCTAGCCAGCTATATTATCCAAATTGAAAGTGGTCATGTGCAGTGGCGGCCGGTCAATAAGGCGCGCTGGTTATCCAGAGAAAAACGCTACTTTCACATGTAATAatttaacataatatttttttattttaataatgaaataaagtcaataagtcacaatattccgctgtatttcttattataatttatttacaaaaaaaaaaaatctaaactgtattacgttcatttgtgtttgtgtacgcAGGCCGCCAGACAAACGAGTGTCTATATAGGCACGTACATTTTTGAAcagcatgtgatttgaggctgagctctaattggattttttcaaatcatcccTGGGGCGCAGCACTGTGCGCCCcaaaccctcccacttttgttctgAGTAAATCAatactgtttttaaatatttgggctcatgtgattggaccattctaaACGAGTCTTATTAACGTCAGCAGATTAGTTAGTTAATGTACTGAATAGTGATTGACATGGAAGCAGCTAAATATAAGAGGaaaatctgtaatttctttgctaaaataccccttcgcaaggcgatcggatgaaaaaagaaaaaaaattaaacagcttggaccagatcgacctaatcttctaattaagcagcagtcaagtgatcacggccgagcttacactctgcgcttttccagcacttcttatggctatttacaggcgattattaaatgtttatttttcatttagtttttgcCCCCCCAAAATTTTTGCACCAGCCGCCGCTGGTCATGTGTCACCTACTTGGTTATGTGTTTTTATTCTAAGATTACCTAGCATTAAAGTATAACTAGTGTTTATTGTttctagattagattagattcaactttattctCACTGTAACTTAACCTAAGTACATGTACGAAGCCAATAAACTGCAGTTAGTACCTAGCGAGAAGTTAATATAATAAGTGGTCTGTTTTTATGAGTaagaaaaaggtttttaaactcactcttttaatgatatctttacgatTCATACATTGGTGGACCCTAAAGGCTCATCAGTCCTGtttcatgccaacagtaaagcgtcctgagaccattcatgtgtgaggTCACTCCTCAGCCAAGGTAGTGGACTCACTCACAATTtgtctaagaacacagccatgaataaaagatggtacaaaaacatccgccgagagcaacttctcccaaccatataaaaacagtttggtgatgaacaatgcctattccagcatgatggagctcctcgccataaggcaaaagtgattaCTAAGTGGCTCAGGGAAGAAAACATCAAAAGTGTGGGTATATgtccaggaaactccccagacctgaatcccattgagaacttgtggtcgatcctcaagaggcgggcggacaaacaaaaacccacaaattctgacaaactacGAGCATCGATTATGCAAGAACGGGCTGCGTCATCAGTCACGGTGTAGACCAggagttgattgacagcatgccagggcgaattgcagaggtcttgaaataGAAGggacaacactgcaaatattgactctttgcataaacttaatgtaattgtcaattaaagcctttgacacttatgaaatgcttacAATTATACGTCAgtataccagagtaacatctgacaaaaagatctaaaaacactgaagtgcAGACTTCATTCTCAACACTTTTGCCAGGGATGTACTTCTTGTTCAATAAAGGAAGTGCCACCTTGTGCCATTATTAGCCACAATCCAACTGCTTACTGCCTGCTACAGTTTACTGGACTGAAATACTGAGAAACAAAACACTCTGAAATTACAGGCAAAACCCGGGTTACGACCAAGATCCATTCCCAAGTCTGGGATTTAAGTTAAATTTGTAGGTATGTTGGTACAAGTAGATGAACACTGTATAGTCAATTCTTTATCTAagtacatattttatgtttttgtgcatgtaaaactaaaaaaaaaaaacacactaaaaaatATGATACCACACCCATGGTGTTTCa
This region of Clarias gariepinus isolate MV-2021 ecotype Netherlands chromosome 9, CGAR_prim_01v2, whole genome shotgun sequence genomic DNA includes:
- the fam78bb gene encoding protein FAM78B — translated: MGCVQSFSCKSRVKRENITVCDMSATIDQCPTVIEENSPIVLRYRTPYFKASARVVMPPIPRHETWVVGWIQACTQMEFYNTYGDIGMSSWELPELRDGMVSAISDSDGVSYPWYGNTTETVTISGPTSKPSRLIVSMNDNFYPSVTWAVPVSENNTPLLTHITRDQSFTTWLVALNIGTCEKILLQTIKWRMKVDIAVDPMMPLGSRARLVGPLHQDQPKILTQMEPIPQNAMGKPNANDAQVLMWRPRRGTPLIVIPSK